One Vespa velutina chromosome 19, iVesVel2.1, whole genome shotgun sequence DNA segment encodes these proteins:
- the LOC124955598 gene encoding formin-like protein isoform X4 translates to MGYHMRSGKGASERSPVALLGKITYILGSKSVTKPSKKKNGWGVYIDPSTSGFGNLLAHESYRECFRWVREFLDEENQGLDALIDYLSFRLLMMRHEQRLLESHASSEEKLQTIETGGSSHLNNGCLRPSLHELKDSPSVKRRSRHVARLNMGEAKDDIHVCILCMRAIMNNKYGFNMVIQHREAINCIALSLMHKSLRTKALVLELLAAICLVKGGHEIILSAFDNFKEVCMERRRFTTLMTYFTQYDSFHIEFMVACMQFVNIVVHSVEDMNFRVHLQYEFTKLGLDEYLEKLRHTESEDLQVQISAYLDNVFDVAALMEDSETKTAALEKVAELEDELGHAHDRMTELERESLAKLAELETELGALKIEYTDVSEARRIAEEELAALKRQKQDSARRQSVLENKIIELETLTGTLTKSSSANMRNGSAMSPLNNSDIFGQENTISPGLSTEQLSTSDQVHNSTPAPPPPPPPPCPPPPPMAPLSPGDHKLPPPAPIPPPPAGMMQAPDGAMTIKRKVQTKYKLPTLNWIALKPNQVRGTIFNELDDDRLHNYIDFSDFEERFKIGMSGHVANGNSELDGLQSFPSKRFKKPENVSLLEHTRLRNIAISRRKMEMPVEKVIMAVNALDLKVLSLENVELLQRMVPTDQEIKAYREYIIEKKNINLLTEEDKFLMQLGKVERISTKLSIMNYIGNFFDNLHLITPQIHAVISASSTVKSSKKLRAVLEIILAFGNYLNSSKRGPAYGFKLQSLDTLLDTKSTDKRMCLLHYIVATIRIKFPELINFDSELMYIDKAATVSLENIITDVHELEKGMDLVRKEFELRGKEKHNTVLRDFLNNSEEKLRRLKSDARAAGEAFRECVEYFGESPRQADANTFFSLLVRFARSFKAADQENEQRRRLEAAAAEALNTSEQVIKRNKLNQKKQQDAVINELKNKTRLVQEKKLLQQDEVYNGALEDILLGLRSEPYRRADAVRRSQRRRIDNHRLSRTAEELEL, encoded by the exons GAAAGGGTGCAAGCGAAAGATCCCCCGTCGCATTACTTGGCAAAATTACGTACATACTTGGATCCAAAAGCGTCACGAAGCCATCGA aaaagaaaaatggttgGGGAGTCTACATCGACCCAAGTACTTCGGGATTTGGAAATCTCCTTGCGCACGAATCATATAGA GAATGTTTTAGATGGGTAAGAGAATTCCTGGACGAGGAGAATCAAGGACTGGATGCTCTGATAGATTACCTTAGCTTCAGATTACTCATGATGCGACACGAACAACGTCTTTTGGAATCTCACGCTAGTTCCGAAGAAAAATTACAGACGA TCGAAACAGGCGGTTCTTCGCACTTGAATAATGGATGTTTAAGACCATCTCTTCACGAACTTAAAGACAGTCCCAGTGTAAAACGCAGATCCAGACATGTGGCTCGTTTGAATATGGGCGAAGCAAAGGACGATATCCATGTTTGCATACTTTGCATGCGTGCcattatgaataataag TACGGTTTCAATATGGTTATACAACACAGAGAAGCAATCAATTGCATTGCGCTTAGTTTAATGCACAAAAGTTTAag GACGAAAGCTTTAGTTTTGGAACTTCTTGCGGCGATTTGTTTAGTAAAAGGCGgacatgaaattattttatcggcGTTCGATAATTTCAAAGAAGTGTGCATGGAAAGGCGAAGATTTACTACGCTCATGACTTATTTTACGCAATACGATAGTTTCCATATAGAATTCATGGTCGCCTGCATGCAGTTCGTGAATATCGTCGTTCATTCTGTGGAAGATATGAATTTTCGAGTACACTTGCAATatgaatttacaaaattagGCCTCGATGAATATTTAGAGAAACTTAGACATACGGAAAGCGAAGATTTGCAa GTTCAAATCTCGGCTTACTTAGACAATGTATTCGATGTCGCTGCTTTAATGGAAGACAGCGAAACGAAGACTGCAGCATTAGAAAAAGTAGCTGAATTAGAGGATGAACTTGGCCAT gCACACGACAGAATGACcgaattagaaagagaatctTTAGCGAAATTAGCAGAATTAGAGACTGAATTAGGTGCATTGAAGATAGAATACACGGATGTTTCGGAAGCCCGTAGAATAGCGGAGGAGGAACTTGCAGCGCTCAAACGACAAAAACAAGACTCTGCGCGTAGGCAAAGCGTTTTGGAGAATAAGATAATCGAATTGGAGACCCTTACAGGAACCCTTACGAAGAGTTCGTCGG cCAATATGCGAAATGGAAGCGCTATGAGTCCCTTGAACAATTCTGATATTTTCGGTCAGGAGAATACTATATCACCTGGATTAAGTACAGAACAATTGTCAACGTCGGATCAAGTTCATAATTCTACGCCAGCTCCACCTCCGCCACCTCCACCGCCATGTCCACCACCACCGCCTATGGCACCTCTTTCACCGGGCGATCACAAGTTACCACCACCTGCGCCtataccaccaccaccagctgGAATGATGCAAGCACCCGATGGAGCAATgacaattaaaagaaaa GTACAAACAAAGTACAAATTGCCTACCCTCAATTGGATCGCATTAAAACCGAATCAAGTACGAGGCACTATATTCAATGAATTGGATGATGATCGATTGCATAATTACATAGACTTTTCTGATTTTGAAGAGAGATTCAAGATCGGTATGAGTGGTCATGTAGCTAATGGTAATAGCGAACTGGATGGCCTGCAAAGCTTTCCTAGTAAAAGATTTAAGAAGCCTGAAAATGTGTCTCTTTTGGAACATACGAGATTACGAAATATTG cAATATCACGTAGAAAGATGGAGATGCCAGTGGAAAAGGTAATAATGGCCGTGAATGCTCTTGATTTGAAGGTACTTTCGCTTGAAAATGTAGAATTATTACAGCGTATGGTGCCAACCGATCAGGAG ataaaaGCTTATCGtgaatatattatcgaaaagaagaatataaatctCTTAACCGAAGAGGATAAGTTTTTGATGCAATTAGGAAAGGTAGAAAGAATATCGACTAAACTTTCAATAATGAATTACATAGGAAACTTTTTTGACAATTTACACCTTATTACGCCACAAATACATGCTGTGATATCTGCATCAAGTACCGTGAAAAGTTCTAAGAAATTGAGAGCagttttagaaattattcttGCTTTCGGAAACTATTTAAATAGTAGCAAACGTGGACCTGCTTACGGATTTAAATTACAAAGTTTAGATACGTTATTAGACACAAAGTCTACAGATAAAAGGATGTGccttttacattatatagtGGCAACAATACGAATCAAATTCCCGGAACTCATTAATTTCGATTCCGAACTCATGTATATTGATAAAGCTGCAACAG tttctcttgaaaatataataaccgACGTTCATGAATTGGAAAAGGGTATGGATCTtgtaagaaaagaattcgaaCTTCGTggtaaagaaaaacataatacCGTTCTACGtgactttttaaataattccgAAGAGAAATTACGTCGACTCAAATCAGATGCACGTGCTGCCGGTGAAGCATTTCGAGAATGCGTTGAATATTTCGGAGAGAGTCCCAGACAAGCAGATGCGAATACCTTCTTCTCGCTTCTTGTTAGATTCGCAAGATCTTTTAAg GCAGCGGATCAAGAAAATGAGCAACGTCGTAGATTAGAAGCTGCTGCTGCAGAAGCTTTAAATACGTCTGAGCAagtaattaaacgaaataaattgaaCCAGAAGAAACAGCAG GATGCTGTCATAAATGAACTCAAGAATAAAACAAGATTGGTTCAAGAGAAGAAACTTCTACAGCAAGATGAAGTGTATAATGGTGCCCTAGAAGATATACTTCTTGGTCTTAGATCAGAACCATATCGTAGAGCAGATGCTGTGAGGCGTAGTCAACGCAGGCGAATTGATAACCATAGACTTTCCCGCACTGCCGAAGAACTTgaactttaa